From one Gemella morbillorum genomic stretch:
- a CDS encoding adenine phosphoribosyltransferase: MNLEKYISIVPDWPKEGISFKDITTLMADGEAYKYATDQIVNYAREKKVDVVVGPEARGFIIGCPVSYSLGIGFVPVRKPNKLPREVISYKYDLEYGSNTLTMHKDAIKPGQRVLITDDLLATGGTIEATIKLVEQLGGIVVGIAFLIELDGLNGKDKLNGYDVLTLLKM, from the coding sequence ATGAATTTAGAAAAATATATTTCAATTGTACCAGATTGGCCAAAAGAAGGAATTAGTTTCAAAGATATTACAACATTAATGGCTGATGGGGAAGCTTATAAATATGCAACTGATCAAATTGTTAACTATGCTCGTGAAAAAAAAGTTGATGTAGTAGTCGGTCCAGAAGCACGTGGATTTATTATTGGTTGTCCAGTATCGTACTCACTAGGAATAGGTTTTGTACCAGTAAGAAAACCAAATAAACTACCTCGTGAAGTAATTAGCTACAAGTATGATTTAGAATATGGTAGTAACACACTAACAATGCATAAAGACGCAATTAAGCCAGGGCAACGTGTTTTAATCACAGACGATTTACTTGCGACTGGTGGAACTATCGAAGCAACTATTAAATTAGTAGAACAACTAGGAGGAATTGTAGTAGGTATCGCATTTTTAATCGAATTAGATGGTCTAAATGGAAAAGATAAACTAAATGGTTATGATGTGCTTACATTACTAAAAATGTAA
- a CDS encoding VanZ family protein — translation MKKFFESKFLSWLLFIIYISILSWIIIAKMDWSLIKTINTNWLENPRLLLHPGTTWQTINLTPYAYFDYMEVLLNIAFFIPLGIFIYLLRNKNSILLTTFLAFLLSLVYELTQYIFVIGFPDITDIIDNTLGGSVGSILIGIISLIFRSKTRLYMNIILFWCSIYILYKIYYLS, via the coding sequence ATGAAGAAGTTTTTTGAAAGTAAATTTTTATCATGGCTATTATTTATAATTTATATCAGTATTTTATCATGGATAATAATTGCAAAAATGGATTGGTCACTAATAAAAACCATAAATACTAATTGGCTAGAAAACCCTAGATTACTGCTTCATCCAGGTACAACATGGCAAACTATTAATCTCACTCCGTATGCTTATTTTGACTACATGGAAGTTCTATTAAATATTGCATTCTTTATCCCTCTAGGTATATTTATATATTTATTAAGAAATAAAAATAGTATACTTTTAACTACTTTTTTAGCCTTTCTTCTTAGTTTAGTATATGAACTTACTCAATACATCTTTGTTATAGGTTTCCCTGATATAACTGATATTATAGATAATACACTAGGAGGATCAGTTGGATCTATCCTTATAGGAATCATAAGTTTAATTTTTAGAAGTAAAACTAGATTATATATGAATATAATTTTATTCTGGTGTTCAATATATATCTTATATAAAATTTATTATTTAAGTTAG
- a CDS encoding thioredoxin family protein encodes MKNFNLTNDFNKILENNKIVIFQYGTITCAPCHSLKYKLTQWQKENSNIEVYYIPIEDNIELAAQNGILSTPTIEVYIEGKLFIQRSGYFSLDEILNKVEKYKSILY; translated from the coding sequence ATGAAAAATTTTAATTTAACAAATGATTTTAATAAAATATTAGAAAATAATAAAATTGTGATTTTTCAATATGGAACTATCACCTGCGCGCCATGTCATTCACTAAAATATAAACTCACTCAGTGGCAAAAAGAAAATTCTAATATCGAAGTTTATTATATACCTATTGAAGATAATATAGAACTCGCTGCTCAAAATGGGATTTTATCTACCCCTACTATCGAAGTTTATATCGAAGGAAAGCTATTCATTCAACGAAGCGGATATTTCAGTTTAGATGAAATATTAAATAAAGTAGAAAAATATAAATCCATTCTTTACTAA